From Salvelinus fontinalis isolate EN_2023a chromosome 30, ASM2944872v1, whole genome shotgun sequence, one genomic window encodes:
- the cdc42ep4b gene encoding cdc42 effector protein 4, with product MPILKQLTSNQSKRRSRADLTAEMISAPLGDFRHTMHVGRGGDAFGDTSFLSTRSGEPPKEPAPEVQQSSPGPVPKPGLLSRTFRSSKRSQSVNRGENALEPPGGSPNFVKNAISLPYLNDDDAGRMGGGPQMPKSVSSSPLKKLPEVEGIRKPVNGAAAMDLEFDERNFGELTDLPPSHLRGGGMKHAESIMSFHIDLGPSMLGDILSVMEKKGWVEDDLGYEEGKGSEGRGSPPLRPPTTEDNVEDQVDLQPPVRPPRSTYPQQKIMADPPNTPPRNYHSHLDSCSFSSSGSAALEEKPLHHLQEGDTDSAKYSSPGVGGEDDKDFSFMDEDEDEIRV from the coding sequence ATGCCTATCCTCAAGCAGCTAACCTCGAACCAGTCCAAGCGTCGCTCCCGAGCCGACCTGACTGCAGAGATGATCAGTGCCCCTCTCGGGGACTTCAGACACACCATGCATGTAGGTCGTGGTGGCGATGCCTTTGGGGACACCTCATTCCTGAGTACCCGGTCTGGGGAGCCCCCTAAAGAACCAGCTCCAGAGGTGCAGCAGAGCTCGCCTGGACCTGTCCCCAAACCAGGCCTGCTGTCCCGAACCTTCAGGAGCAGTAAGCGCTCCCAGTCAGTGAACCGTGGCGAGAATGCATTGGAACCCCCTGGTGGCTCGCCAAACTTTGTGAAAAACGCCATCTCACTGCCCTACCTCAACGACGATGATGCGGGCAGGATGGGCGGTGGTCCCCAGATGCCCAAGAGCGTCTCCTCCAGCCCTCTGAAGAAGCTGCCCGAGGTCGAAGGAATCAGAAAACCGGTCAACGGTGCCGCGGCCATGGACCTGGAGTTCGATGAGCGGAACTTCGGAGAACTGACTGACCTGCCACCGTCCCATCTTCGAGGTGGTGGGATGAAGCATGCGGAGTCCATTATGTCGTTCCACATCGACTTGGGTCCCTCTATGCTGGGAGACATCCTCAGCGTCATGGAGAAGAAGGGCTGGGTTGAGGACGACCTGGGATACGAGGAGGGGAAGGGCAGCGAGGGCCGTGGGTCACCCCCCCTCAGACCTCCCACCACGGAGGACAATGTTGAGGACCAGGTGGATCTACAGCCGCCAGTCAGGCCCCCACGCAGCACCTATCCCCAGCAGAAAATCATGGCAGACCCCCCCAACACCCCTCCCAGGAACTACcacagccacctggacagctgctCTTTTTCCTCCTCCGGCTCCGCCGCTCTTGAGGAGAAACCACTCCACCACCTGCAGGAGGGGGACACGGACAGCGCCAAGTACAGCTCTCCGGGGGTTGGGGGGGAGGATGACAAAGACTTCTCCTTCATGGACGAGGACGAAGATGAAATCAGGGTGTGA